The genomic stretch CCTGCATGACCGCAACTTGGTGCACCGGGATCTCAAGTGTGAGAACGTGCTGCTCACCGCGGATGGCCGCCGGGCCAAACTCAGTGACTTTAGTTTCAGCAAGGAGGCCAACAGCTACCCGGACCTGAGCACCACGTTCTGTGGGTCAGCAGCCTATGCTTCCCCAGAGGTGCTGATGGGCATCCCCTACAATGCCAAGAAGTACGACATGTGGAGCCTGGGGGTGATGCTCTATGTGATGGTGACAGGCTACATGCCCTTTGACGATACCCACATCCGCAGCATGccccagcagcagaagaaaggcgTGGTGTACCCGGAGGGGCTGCCCCCACTGCCGGAGCCCTGCCAAGCCCTCATCGCCCAACTGCTCCAGTTTAGCCCAGCCTCCCGGCCCGGCGTGGGACAGGTGGCCAAGAACAGGTGGCTGAAGGGGGACATCTGAATGAGGAAGCCCTCCCCAGAGATCCTGGGAGAGCAGTAGCACTTTGGTACAATCAATGCTGTAAcggaaaagcatttctgtggttTATTGATCATTTTGAGCCCTGGGGTGCCTGTATGTGGAGCTGATTGAACTTCAAGCACCAGCAAGACCATGTGCTCTCAGAAGGTGGTCAGATCCCTCCACAAAGGAGACACGTGAGCCTGCTGCGGGTTGGGTTTCAAGGCACAATGACCATGCTGAGCTAGCAGTAAAAGCAAATCGTGGCGCTGCTTATACCCGCGGTGGCCGCCTGGCCACAGGGGTGACCTGCACCCCCAATTAGGCAGGTCAGGGCTCTCCCACAGAGCCAGTGTGGTCAGGGCAGGGTGGCAAGGTGCAGTGTGCAGCAGCACAGTCCTTTATGTTGCCTGCTCCCTAGTACACGTAATGAACACCAAAACTCCTGCGCAACTacccctctctgctgctccccaccctcTGCCCCCATATGCACAGGGCactgcccagggctgcaggagggaggctgTTGTCACATGGGTCCTGGCTTGTCCTCAACCTTGTTCGCCGCCAAACTGTGTCTGAgctggggggcggggagaaGTAGCGGTCCTGCAAATCACTACTGCAGagaaaatttcacattttttgtaTACCGCCGTTTAGATTGCACAGAGCTATTCATAGCCCAAATTCACAGCAGGATCTTTGCAGGAAACTGGACAGCATTACCGAGCCAAAAGTTTTGGTGTGGGTTTGAGATCCCCACCTTATGTTCAACTACGTCTTTCAGATACCGATTCTTGCCAACATTTGAAATCTCGGCTGAAAGATATTTGATGGGAGATGGCCATGGCCACTGGCCATGGAGAACCTGAAATGGGAAAGAGATAAAGATATAAAGGGGAACTGCTTTGCTAACACCTGCTGTCCAGCTAGAAAGTTACCAATTATTCTGAATGCAACCCCCAAAATCTACTACAGATCCCTGCTGGCAAGTCCTACCTTCAAAGGGTTAAATAAAGGTAGGAGCTGGCATCTGAAACATGCTTTCATGAGACATTTCAAATCCCTTTTAAACAATCTCCAATCTAGCTTCCACCGAAACTGAAGTCAAACTGAACATTTCCAGTTGGGTGGCCGGCCAGTCTTCGTGTTGCTGGTGCCATGTGAGCTGACACAacgcagccctggcagcagctcctgcgGCCAGGCTACATCTTACATGAACAAACCAGTGCACATGGTTCTGCTGGAACAGAAGGAAACATCTTTGGTAAAGCAAAGCTTTCAGGCCtattaaaagcagcagtttaaGTAGAACAAGATGtggcagcagagccagcccaAGGCTTTTCAGCACATGGGCTACAGTGAATTTTGCCACTCCCAGAatgaagatttattttgttctcctccttgcagctgcaaaataaaacttcataGCAGCAGCAAAGTCCAAAGTAGACAGAGTAAGGGGTACGAAGGGTGTCTTGGGGCCATCCATGGCTAGGGAAACAGGCTTGGGAAGGAtcaggagggtgctgggggtggaaaagaaggagagaagTCATAAGGATGTGGGAAGCAAGGAGGCAGATTCCAGGGTAGTGAGATTTTCAACAAGGCTCAGCTCTCTTTTTCCTACTTGCCTTCCAACCACCCTGTCAGCCTCATCCCTCTCCAAAGCCACCACCTTCCTTTGGGAGAGCTCCCCAATCCATACCCAGGATATCCAGGTACCTTCTCATCTCCATCCCCTGCCTCACTCCAGCCCTTGCTTACCTCCAAGTACCTCTCCACAACCTGGGAAGCAGAAACCTGGTGCCAGACCTGATGCTGCTGTATTGcctctccttttgctttcttttaattttctttcattaaagacAAAGCTAATATAAAATGAGTTGTTCTAAAACCCAGACCCTATTAATCTCCCCTCAGCACCACGTTCTCCTAAGCAATCGCATTTGTTGAGGACATGAGTTGGGACAGATGACTAATGTTTTGCAAGGATGTACCCCCTTGAGTGGCTTGGGAAAGCAGCCGGGGTTCAAGCGGCAAGTGATTTGAATGAGCCACAGGAGGCCCGTaaggctgccctgcagccctcgCCTTCTCCATGCAGATGGCAATCTCACAGGGCCCAGCACTAACGATCTTGGAGCAGTCCTGAGACTGTGAAAATAGTCCATTACAAATCTAATTatgcagattaaaaataaaaatcacaattaAAGACTCTGAACCAGTTCTTATCTAATTTACACCCATGGTGTAATTACACCAGTTTTGAAGGAGACCAGAGCCAGAGGCGttgagcaggctggggggggaggcTCCTCGGCCGTGCCccagcagcggggccgggggcacgCTCTGTGAGCATCCTCGCTCCGCACCGGAGGGACTCCTGAGGTCTCTGTGCATGCTAagcctgctgcttccctggTCTTATTTCCCCCTCAGGAGGatagaaatgctttttaacCTTCCTGGGAGGCACACAGTTGATGGAAGTGCCCCTTCCCTGACTTCTGGCAGATGAGCCCCACTATCCTGGCCATGAATCACAGCACCCTGCATTTATGGGAGAGCCCTTGAACTTTGAACAAGCGCCCGTGGGAGGCATAAACAGTTACGCTGGGTTATCAATATCCCGATCAGTCCCGCCGGAGTCATTCTGCAATGTGACTCTGTCCTCCTCAGGCTGTTTGTAATGTACTGGTGCAGTACAATCTGGAAATGAAGGCTGCTGTCTAATACTAGCACCAAATAAATAACTTTCTATGGGAGAGCTGATCACCATGCAAGATAcacaataaatatattttatttaatcctTCTTCAAGGACAAGAAGGGAAACATTCAGAGACTGTATAAGGCAGCTCTGCAGTATGCCACCATCTAGCTCATGTTGGCTTGACATGGTCAAGGGCGTTACCCGTTCATAGCCCTGTCGTTGGCTGTTGTCATGCCCTGTGTCACCTAATGGCCTTACTCTGTCTTCCAGATTTTTAAACCCATATCTTGAAATCAGTTAGAGGGACTCTCAGAAGGGTTCTCAGTGGAATAAATTGTTTAGTATTTTCTCGAGGTATTTTCTAAGCATCTTGAAGCAATTTTACCCCATTTAATCTAATCATTTCAAAGACATCTTCCAGACTTTTACTATAGCCTTCCTCCCACTGCTCCTTTGTCCAAATTCAGCATCACCTTGCCTGAAATAAAGTGTATTTCAGGCAAATGAAAGGAAGGGAGGTAATTCACTGCACGTTGACATTAAAGCTCCCTTTTCAGCTAAGCAAAATTTGCTTTCAAGATTTCAGGTCATAGCTGATGCGTCTGATAAGCTTTAGGACCCAGCTATTTAAAAGTCTACATGTTACAAAACTCTGGAGATAAGTATACTCATGAATTGTGGGAAAACACTTCTGGGTAATCAAACACCTCATGTATTCCTGCATTAACTCTCGAGCTGGCTCTCTCAGGGCCGTCCGTTTCTGCCAACAGCGAAGCTGGGCTGCCCAGCCTGCAGCTAATGACCTGTTTCAGTTACCCTTGGCCGAGCCAGCATGGGCAGGTTGGGTGAGAGACATACCTGAGTGACCCTGCCTCGCTGGCAAGGCAAAGCTTTCAACAGGCAATTTAGCAAAGAACTATACCTCACTCTGCTTGAATACATTAACCTTTCCATAATTACGGTCTTTAGTGCTAGCAGCCTTTTATCCAGCTACGTAGCGTCCTCCTCTCTTTTCAAACCCCACGCTGTACCAAATCATGGCTCTCCCATGCTCTTGTGTGCATCTTAACCCTTCTTCAGTTTAAGAtctcctcttcttctcttttcataGTCCATTGCTCTGCGGGTCTTTACACTTGTTGTTGTTTACACTGTTGGAAGACATACGGAGGGAGAAAGGGGGCAAACATTTTCCTGTCTTGAGCCATTTGATTATATtaagtataattttaaaaaagctaacaAGAGGTTCTTGCCAAAGGACAGGAtccaaaggctttttttgtgcATAATTTTCCTTGCAGACAAGaagctttctgtgaagaatattttcattttcacagcacCTAGCAAACATTAATCTTTGCACTAGCACCAAGTGGTAAATATTATTCTCCCCGTGTTATAGTGAGCAGACTAAGTGGCTTACCTCAAGCCAAGAGGATTTCATTTTACATTATAGTTTAAAACTTCCCTGGCCTCCAGGCTTCTGGTAAGTTCGTGACTCTGTCTTGAAACGATAATAAATTCAACAATATTTGATGGCCTGGAAAGACATTTGAATTCCCTCTCCCAAAACTGCTTCCAAATCAATCTCATTTTATCTCATAAATGAATGAAAGGGAATATACTACAAAAGTAGATGGCTGGAGCTTCTTTTCCATGCTCTGAATAAGGGATTCAAATTTCTTAACTCCATTTAACACCCCTTTTCAACAGCCGAGAAGGCACCCACACTGCGGGATGCAACGTGagcccaggttgcccagagaggttgtgccacctccatccttggaggttttcaaaggCTGACCAGACAAAgtcctgagcagcctggtctgatCTCAGAGCTGACCCTGCCTGGAGCAGGACATTGGACTGGAGACCTCCGAGGTCCTCTCCCACCTGAGTTACCCTGTGATCTACGAACCCAGAGTTCTGCTATGAGGTGACAGCTATTCTTTCTCTCACAGATGCACAGATTTCTCAATGATTTTGACTGCAAAGgaaataactgtattttctaGACTCATGAAAATGTGGGACAGCGATGCCTGCATCTGCCAATTACATTTTTGGCTATTGTTGACTTCTCTTATAGGTGGCAACATGACATAAGCACCTAAAAAAGACAGGTGAGCATGGTTGTTAGGTGTTTCTCTTTGAAGTTAAAGAGCTGCACAAGGATGGGTGGGGTGTgtgttctctttccttccttctcacatTATTatcagccacagcagcaaccAACAGATTCCTTGAAAGGCATACATgctgttatttctttctctcagctGACAGATGTTCATTACATTCAGGTAGCACCTAAATGTCACAGGAGCTCTACTGGGAGAGGTCCTGTGTACAAATGTTGTTTTTGATCATCCCTGCCTAGGAAGATCTCACCTCTTAAATGAGGCACACCTTGGCTGCAGGAGAGGACCTTCTCCTGGACCATGCAATCTGTAGGTGGCCTCACAAAGAACAGATGGTAGGACACCTTGGTAATCTGTTTGCCTTGTGTATTACCTAGCATTAGAGAAGCATTTCTGGGCAGCACAGCTCACAGTGTGCTTTAAAATACGAGTGATTCCTGCTAACAAATAGGAAACTAATTAAATGCCTCTTAGCAAACTAATTTAACACCGATAATGGGACAAGGTCAGTAGCACCAGCGTCAGAGTCAGCATGGTAGCTGACAGGTTCACAGATCACCTTGCACCCTCATAGGAGTGTATTTACAAAGGGGCTGGATCCCACCAGATGCTGAGAGCTCTCAAGTCCTACtaaatggttttaaagtaaacagTAGCCGAGGGAAGTGAGCACCGCCAGACAAGCCCTTAAGAAATAACAGACCCCTCCTTCTCCATATGGTCACTTTGCTTATTCTCCATCTACCATATTGACCCACTGGATGTGTTACTGGCAACATCATTGTTTTCATAATACTCTGCACAGCACTGTCATATCAGTATGttctccagagaaggacaaaTGTGCCATTTCCATTAAAACCTTAATTAAATATGCAGCTTGAGCATTTACTGCAGCAGGCTTGGCTTTAGATTTAACTCAGA from Pelecanus crispus isolate bPelCri1 chromosome 5, bPelCri1.pri, whole genome shotgun sequence encodes the following:
- the TSSK6 gene encoding testis-specific serine/threonine-protein kinase 6; the encoded protein is MPKTDAGEKLLHELGYRLGHTLGEGSFSKVKAATSNKHKGPLAIKVVDRQQAAPAFVYKFLPRELSIVRKIRHPNIVRIFDLIEVCNGKLYIVMEAAATDLLQLVQQLGKLPCVPKARDIFAQVVGAVRYLHDRNLVHRDLKCENVLLTADGRRAKLSDFSFSKEANSYPDLSTTFCGSAAYASPEVLMGIPYNAKKYDMWSLGVMLYVMVTGYMPFDDTHIRSMPQQQKKGVVYPEGLPPLPEPCQALIAQLLQFSPASRPGVGQVAKNRWLKGDI